Proteins found in one Xenopus laevis strain J_2021 chromosome 1L, Xenopus_laevis_v10.1, whole genome shotgun sequence genomic segment:
- the stoml2.L gene encoding stomatin like 2 L homeolog, whose amino-acid sequence MRSELGKLTLDKVFRERESLNANIVAAINQASDYWGIKCLRYEIKDIHVPPKVKEAMQMQVEAERRKRAMVLESEGTRESAINVAEGQKQSQILASEAERAEQINKAAGEANAILAKAKARGEAIKMVAEALTQQNGNAAASLTVAEQYVSAFSNLAKESNTILLPSNTGDITSMVAQAMGIYGKLTQQLPQIKATESDGTMGTETQEKDQH is encoded by the exons ATGCGCTCGGAGTTGGGCAAACTGACTCTGGACAAGGTCTTCAGG GAGAGAGAATCGCTCAATGCCAACATTGTGGCTGCAATAAACCAGGCGTCGGACTACTGGGGCATCAAGTGCTTGAGATACGAGATCAAGGACATTCACGTGCCCCCCAAGGTGAAGGAAGCCATGCAGATGCAG GTGGAGGCTGAGAGGAGGAAGAGGGCGATGGTGCTGGAGTCTGAAGGGACCAGAGAGTCGGCCATAAATGTGGCAGAGGGACAGAAACAATCCCAAATTCTGGCCTCTGAGGCGGAGCGAGCGGAGCAGATAAATAAAGCTGCAG GTGAGGCCAATGCCATCCTGGCTAAAGCAAAGGCTCGTGGAGAAGCCATAAAGATGGTGGCGGAGGCATTGACACAGCAG AATGGCAATGCTGCCGCGTCCCTCACTGTGGCTGAACAATACGTGTCGGCCTTCTCCAATCTCGCTAAGGAATCCAACACCATTCTGCTTCCATCCAACACTGGAGACATAACCAGCATGGTGGCCCAG GCAATGGGCATTTATGGAAAACTGACCCAGCAGTTACCGCAGATCAAAGCCACAGAGAGTGACGGCACAATGGGCACCGAGACACAAGAGAAGGATCAACATTAG
- the stoml2.L gene encoding stomatin like 2 L homeolog isoform X1 yields MYRVISRAGRVLLRGSQVQPPTMCNTQAQRCLTSGLPMNTVILFVPQQEAWVVERMGRFHRMLEPGLNVLIPVLDRIRYVQSLKEIVINVPEQSAVSLDNVTLQIDGVLYLRILDPYKASYGVEDPEYAVTQLAQTTMRSELGKLTLDKERESLNANIVAAINQASDYWGIKCLRYEIKDIHVPPKVKEAMQMQVEAERRKRAMVLESEGTRESAINVAEGQKQSQILASEAERAEQINKAAGEANAILAKAKARGEAIKMVAEALTQQNGNAAASLTVAEQYVSAFSNLAKESNTILLPSNTGDITSMVAQAMGIYGKLTQQLPQIKATESDGTMGTETQEKDQH; encoded by the exons ATGTACCGAGTTATCAGTCGGGCAGGGAGAGTCCTGCTGCGG GGCTCACAAGTCCAGCCCCCCACAATGTGTAATACACAGGCCCAGCGATGTCTGACCTCCGGCCTCCCCATGAACACCGTCATTCTGTTTGTGCCTCAGCAGGAGGCCTGGGTGGTGGAAAGGATGGGACGTTTCCATCGCATGTTGGAGCCT GGCCTGAACGTGCTCATTCCTGTCCTGGATCGGATCCGATATGTTCAGAGTCTGAAGGAAATCGTCATCAATGTCCCTGAGCAGTCGGCAGTTTCACTCG ATAACGTCACCTTGCAGATTGATGGAGTACTGTACCTCCGGATCTTGGACCCATACAAG GCAAGTTATGGGGTGGAGGACCCAGAATACGCCGTCACCCAGTTGGCACAAACCACCATGCGCTCGGAGTTGGGCAAACTGACTCTGGACAAG GAGAGAGAATCGCTCAATGCCAACATTGTGGCTGCAATAAACCAGGCGTCGGACTACTGGGGCATCAAGTGCTTGAGATACGAGATCAAGGACATTCACGTGCCCCCCAAGGTGAAGGAAGCCATGCAGATGCAG GTGGAGGCTGAGAGGAGGAAGAGGGCGATGGTGCTGGAGTCTGAAGGGACCAGAGAGTCGGCCATAAATGTGGCAGAGGGACAGAAACAATCCCAAATTCTGGCCTCTGAGGCGGAGCGAGCGGAGCAGATAAATAAAGCTGCAG GTGAGGCCAATGCCATCCTGGCTAAAGCAAAGGCTCGTGGAGAAGCCATAAAGATGGTGGCGGAGGCATTGACACAGCAG AATGGCAATGCTGCCGCGTCCCTCACTGTGGCTGAACAATACGTGTCGGCCTTCTCCAATCTCGCTAAGGAATCCAACACCATTCTGCTTCCATCCAACACTGGAGACATAACCAGCATGGTGGCCCAG GCAATGGGCATTTATGGAAAACTGACCCAGCAGTTACCGCAGATCAAAGCCACAGAGAGTGACGGCACAATGGGCACCGAGACACAAGAGAAGGATCAACATTAG